Proteins encoded within one genomic window of Candidatus Syntrophocurvum alkaliphilum:
- a CDS encoding DUF512 domain-containing protein → MAAVIKDIIENSIAEEVDIKPGDILLSINGFTITDIIEYQFYTSEELLDIEIKKSNNEIWAIEIEKDYDEDLGLIFEGVIFDTIKSCKNKCAFCFIDQLPPLMRETLYIKDDDYRYSFLYGNFITLTNLDENDWEKIINLRLSPLYISVHSTNGEIREKLMNNKNAKKIKSDLERLKDANIQVHTQIVLCPGINDGEELIQTIDDLINLYPSVLSIGIVPVGLTGYRENLESLRPVSPKLANELIPLIEDYQKKNRKKYGSGLVYLADEFYIKADIDFPEAEYYDDFSQIENGIGLARILLDEFEELKKELPDTIAFKESSYIVTGESAQKVLEPLVFYLNQIDNIDVKLIPVKNNYFKGDVTVTGLLTGNDIIKAINGNHKGKRIILPDVVLKEGQILLDDTSLEDIEEKTGADIKIVDGSARDLIRAVLA, encoded by the coding sequence ATGGCAGCGGTAATAAAAGATATAATAGAAAACAGTATTGCGGAAGAAGTTGATATAAAGCCAGGTGATATTTTACTATCTATAAATGGTTTTACTATAACTGATATCATAGAATATCAGTTTTATACTAGTGAAGAATTATTAGATATAGAAATTAAAAAATCTAATAATGAAATATGGGCAATAGAAATTGAAAAGGACTATGATGAAGATTTAGGTTTAATATTTGAAGGTGTTATATTTGACACCATAAAGTCATGTAAAAATAAATGCGCTTTTTGTTTTATAGATCAACTACCACCTTTAATGAGAGAAACCTTATATATTAAAGACGATGATTATAGATATTCATTTCTTTATGGTAACTTCATTACATTAACTAATTTAGATGAAAATGATTGGGAAAAGATAATTAATCTGCGTCTTAGCCCATTATATATATCTGTACATAGCACAAATGGCGAAATAAGAGAAAAGTTGATGAATAACAAAAATGCTAAAAAAATAAAATCTGACTTAGAAAGGCTAAAAGATGCAAATATTCAAGTTCATACTCAAATAGTATTATGTCCAGGTATTAATGATGGAGAAGAGTTGATACAAACCATTGATGATTTAATTAATTTATATCCATCAGTACTTTCAATTGGGATAGTACCTGTAGGTCTAACAGGGTATAGAGAGAATTTAGAATCCTTAAGACCAGTATCACCTAAGTTAGCTAATGAATTAATACCCCTAATTGAAGATTATCAAAAGAAAAATAGAAAAAAATATGGTAGTGGATTAGTATATTTAGCAGATGAATTTTATATTAAAGCTGATATAGATTTTCCTGAGGCAGAATACTATGATGATTTTAGTCAAATAGAAAATGGTATAGGGTTGGCCAGAATCTTGCTGGATGAATTTGAAGAATTAAAAAAAGAGCTTCCAGATACTATAGCCTTCAAAGAATCATCATATATAGTAACTGGGGAATCAGCCCAAAAAGTTCTCGAACCTTTGGTGTTTTACTTGAACCAAATAGACAATATAGATGTTAAATTAATACCAGTAAAAAACAATTACTTTAAAGGTGACGTAACAGTAACGGGTTTATTAACAGGAAATGATATAATTAAAGCTATAAATGGTAATCATAAGGGTAAAAGGATTATTTTACCTGATGTTGTATTAAAAGAAGGACAAATCCTACTCGATGATACCAGTTTAGAAGATATAGAAGAAAAAACTGGTGCAGATATAAAAATAGTAGATGGTAGTGCTAGAGATCTTATTAGAGCAGTATTAGCTTAA
- a CDS encoding DUF3189 family protein — translation MKIIFLGSTGVHHTLVAANLYLDNMKPKKVTLIDGFDDSAIDFSGFPIYIKDDMHGNQVYTLGVGQDIQLTKKSIEYLVDILGFTADDLIVQPVHIKGERTLFLLNRISATVKFNSHTTFIAEKIINKEYNTIKANVEEFIKFINSNKKKVFNF, via the coding sequence ATGAAAATAATATTTCTGGGCTCTACCGGCGTACATCATACCTTAGTTGCGGCTAATTTATACTTAGATAACATGAAACCTAAAAAAGTTACCTTAATTGATGGTTTTGATGATAGTGCTATAGACTTTAGTGGATTTCCTATATATATAAAAGATGACATGCATGGCAATCAGGTATACACACTAGGTGTTGGACAAGACATACAATTAACCAAAAAAAGTATAGAGTATTTAGTAGATATACTAGGTTTTACTGCAGACGATTTAATAGTTCAACCTGTACACATTAAGGGGGAACGAACGCTTTTTTTATTAAATAGAATATCAGCTACAGTAAAATTCAATTCTCACACTACTTTTATAGCGGAGAAAATAATCAACAAAGAATATAATACTATAAAAGCAAACGTAGAGGAGTTTATAAAATTCATCAACTCTAACAAGAAAAAAGTATTTAACTTTTAA
- a CDS encoding DUF3189 family protein: protein MKIIYHCFGGAHSSVVAASIHLGLLQKHRPPTAEELMSIPYYDKTNNNHFGTIRFMGIDEYGNDIYVLGKKSLGDRFSNILMGIAEILGVKNNILTINTMNNINVIMKIGGFMSRRLGWVSIGRPIVIKGTQSSFFDIVRVVDQIKLKVMTKV, encoded by the coding sequence ATGAAAATTATTTATCATTGCTTTGGTGGAGCACATTCATCAGTTGTAGCTGCATCAATTCATTTGGGATTATTACAAAAGCACAGACCTCCTACAGCAGAAGAACTAATGAGTATTCCTTATTATGATAAAACCAATAATAATCATTTTGGTACTATAAGATTTATGGGAATTGATGAATACGGTAATGATATATATGTTTTAGGCAAAAAGAGCTTAGGAGATAGATTTAGTAATATATTAATGGGTATAGCTGAAATATTAGGTGTTAAAAATAACATTTTAACAATAAATACTATGAACAATATTAATGTTATTATGAAAATTGGAGGTTTTATGTCTAGGAGACTAGGATGGGTATCGATTGGTAGACCAATAGTTATAAAAGGTACCCAAAGTTCATTCTTTGACATAGTAAGAGTGGTAGACCAAATAAAACTTAAGGTAATGACAAAAGTGTAG
- a CDS encoding capping complex subunit for YIEGIA produces MDTGLTGYILAIITINKDLVGGGGCPIFYAEDEEQQRYIALLLSRILGGIVHDLENGVYFIARH; encoded by the coding sequence ATGGATACAGGATTAACAGGATATATCCTAGCTATAATAACTATTAATAAAGATCTTGTTGGTGGTGGCGGTTGTCCAATTTTTTATGCAGAAGACGAAGAGCAACAAAGGTATATAGCATTACTCTTATCCCGTATATTAGGTGGAATAGTACATGATTTAGAAAATGGAGTATATTTTATAGCAAGACATTAA
- a CDS encoding YIEGIA family protein: protein MEDYAVAIIAGIVFGFAARWFMLKSDYRYYPTYPHGHVTHLSLGFIAAGLGAVAIPAIAEPDYVAITFLALAAQQFRDIRTMERETLKEADENKLIGRGPDYIEGIAKVFEARNYLVILIAIFNSGIAFWLDWYWVLITGPLSIFLIIKLMSGIIIGDIAEVVESKLHFEGSLLMVEDVVIMNVGLEETREKILNEGLAVLIKPKDDNARATLHSPGQRMAILYDAVSILGTKVDINEPELMPLARKNIDEGYLGFFLLPNEPDIKYLVEIIKRVPVLEATRGTPLSSLYGRKAAD from the coding sequence ATGGAAGACTATGCAGTAGCTATAATCGCTGGTATAGTGTTTGGATTTGCTGCCAGATGGTTTATGCTGAAAAGCGATTATCGCTATTATCCAACATATCCTCACGGTCATGTAACGCATTTATCATTAGGTTTTATAGCAGCAGGATTAGGTGCAGTGGCAATTCCTGCTATAGCAGAGCCTGATTATGTTGCTATAACCTTTTTGGCTCTTGCTGCACAACAATTTCGAGATATACGAACAATGGAAAGAGAAACATTAAAAGAAGCAGATGAAAACAAACTTATAGGACGTGGACCAGATTATATTGAAGGTATAGCAAAAGTTTTTGAAGCTAGAAACTACTTAGTAATTTTAATTGCAATATTTAATAGTGGTATAGCTTTTTGGTTAGATTGGTATTGGGTATTAATAACTGGACCTTTAAGTATATTCCTAATAATTAAATTAATGAGTGGTATTATTATAGGGGATATAGCAGAAGTAGTAGAATCAAAATTACATTTTGAAGGTTCTTTATTAATGGTAGAAGATGTAGTAATAATGAATGTTGGTTTAGAGGAAACACGTGAGAAAATACTTAATGAAGGATTAGCAGTATTAATAAAACCAAAGGATGATAATGCACGCGCTACACTTCATAGTCCGGGACAACGTATGGCTATATTGTATGATGCAGTATCTATCTTAGGAACCAAGGTTGATATAAATGAACCAGAATTAATGCCATTAGCAAGAAAAAATATTGATGAAGGTTATCTAGGATTCTTTCTACTACCAAATGAACCTGATATTAAATACCTCGTAGAAATTATTAAAAGAGTACCAGTATTAGAAGCAACCCGAGGTACACCTTTATCAAGTTTATATGGTAGAAAGGCGGCTGATTAA
- the spoIIP gene encoding stage II sporulation protein P, translated as MTKKFIVFLLVGILMFGVTAELHAVHQELPPEKHFTLVDEKTKKTIIKTGRVIHVGDEYIAPDNTRYEVVRIEKYTAYCKNKGKEEMPEIKRTSQTTSWFNRVIPVQADNDDEVTIAIYCTHSDESYIEGDGEESIDGRGGIYDVAERMRDEIEELGINVVYSDNNHNPHDVNAYHRSRRTATDLIKQDPAMKIDVHRDATPREEYEGEVDGEPIAQIKKVVGRSNPNSNTNEEFAKEIKAAMDEEKPGLSNGILIGQGDYNQDLSPQAILLEVGTHETPKDHALKAAEEFAEIVPTIVGVEAEPAARPLGGGDNQGAGTTLLIILIALGAAIGGFYLLNRGSSES; from the coding sequence ATGACTAAAAAATTTATAGTATTTCTTTTAGTTGGAATACTAATGTTTGGTGTTACAGCTGAATTACATGCAGTCCACCAAGAATTACCTCCTGAAAAACACTTTACATTAGTAGATGAAAAAACCAAAAAGACAATAATAAAAACAGGTAGAGTTATTCATGTAGGAGATGAATATATAGCTCCAGATAATACTCGTTATGAAGTAGTTAGAATCGAAAAATATACAGCCTACTGTAAAAATAAAGGTAAAGAAGAAATGCCTGAAATAAAGCGTACTTCTCAAACAACTTCTTGGTTTAACCGAGTAATACCAGTTCAAGCGGATAATGATGATGAGGTAACTATTGCTATTTATTGCACTCATAGTGATGAGTCATATATAGAAGGTGATGGCGAAGAAAGTATAGATGGGCGTGGAGGTATTTATGATGTTGCCGAAAGAATGAGAGATGAAATAGAAGAGCTAGGTATTAATGTAGTATATAGTGACAATAATCATAATCCTCATGATGTAAATGCTTATCACCGTTCTAGAAGAACTGCAACAGATTTAATAAAGCAAGATCCAGCAATGAAAATAGATGTACATCGTGATGCTACACCCAGAGAAGAGTATGAAGGTGAAGTAGATGGTGAACCAATTGCACAAATTAAAAAAGTTGTTGGTAGATCTAATCCAAATAGTAATACCAATGAAGAATTTGCAAAAGAAATAAAGGCTGCTATGGATGAAGAAAAACCCGGTCTTTCTAACGGAATCCTAATAGGCCAAGGTGATTATAATCAAGACTTAAGCCCACAAGCAATCTTATTAGAAGTAGGAACTCATGAAACACCCAAAGACCATGCTCTAAAAGCAGCAGAAGAATTCGCTGAAATAGTTCCTACAATTGTTGGTGTAGAAGCAGAACCAGCTGCAAGACCTCTAGGTGGCGGAGATAACCAAGGTGCAGGCACTACTCTTCTTATTATATTAATAGCTTTAGGTGCAGCAATAGGTGGATTTTATCTACTAAATCGTGGGTCATCGGAGAGCTAG
- a CDS encoding DUF1614 domain-containing protein codes for MTDFPLGMIALIVVSILIYFGVAHRVLDRLRLSDKAALAIIAAIIVGSFINIPVTDRVTINLGGVIAIGLAFYVLLGAGTSFEKIRAIIAAGVTGLTLFILSRFLGAEPEQIIVDPLYMYAIVAGIVGYLAGRSRRGAFFAAVIGVLTIDIAQYIWLTTTGVRGTVFLGGAGAFDALILAGILAVLLAEVVGETLERIQGGPKTEGRDPNLIEHLKEPQPSKKPSEEEQVEEQIESEPESEDNSEGDQEERGEKND; via the coding sequence ATGACTGATTTCCCTTTAGGGATGATTGCTCTAATAGTTGTTTCGATATTAATATACTTTGGTGTTGCTCATCGAGTATTAGATCGTCTTCGTTTAAGTGATAAAGCTGCACTAGCAATAATAGCCGCTATTATTGTTGGAAGTTTTATTAATATTCCAGTAACTGACAGAGTTACTATCAATTTAGGTGGAGTAATTGCAATAGGATTAGCGTTTTATGTTCTTTTAGGTGCTGGTACATCATTTGAAAAAATCAGAGCTATTATTGCTGCAGGTGTAACTGGTTTAACCCTTTTTATTCTAAGTAGATTTTTGGGGGCTGAACCTGAACAGATTATAGTTGATCCCCTGTATATGTATGCAATTGTAGCTGGTATAGTAGGATATTTGGCGGGTAGATCACGTAGAGGAGCATTTTTTGCCGCTGTAATAGGTGTTTTAACCATTGATATTGCACAATATATTTGGCTGACAACTACTGGTGTAAGAGGAACTGTATTTCTAGGTGGAGCTGGGGCATTTGATGCTTTAATACTAGCAGGTATATTAGCTGTACTATTAGCCGAAGTAGTAGGAGAAACTTTAGAAAGAATACAAGGCGGACCTAAAACTGAGGGTAGAGACCCAAATTTAATTGAACACTTAAAAGAGCCTCAGCCTTCGAAAAAACCTTCAGAAGAAGAGCAAGTTGAAGAACAAATTGAATCGGAACCAGAATCTGAAGATAATTCTGAAGGAGACCAAGAAGAGCGAGGTGAAAAAAATGACTAA
- the fni gene encoding type 2 isopentenyl-diphosphate Delta-isomerase, translating into MTNKSQQTSREVIVISIRKQRKNQHLSIAYAANDGPSTSGFENVHLINDSVPELNIDDTDISTQFLGKKVSTPLIINAITGGTAEAKRINASLAYVAAQKNIAMAVGSQTIGIDDHNVRDSFTVVREKNPDGIVLANVSAGVNPDIALEAIEMIGADGLQLHFNVPQELAMPEGDRNFKGTLKNIETIVSKSNVPIIAKEVGFGFSANSVNKLYNSGINIFDIGGKGGTNFINIEDQRKGMFMGELDDWGIPTACSLAEIVDLNYPIQIIASGGIRTAYDAAKALAIGADLVGIASPFLKILLQQGVDELSSFVDSNIYKLKAVTLMTGAKNIKEIKTKPVIITKDTAEWLSLRGVDPYQWSKK; encoded by the coding sequence ATCACTAACAAGAGCCAACAAACTAGCAGGGAGGTTATTGTCATCTCAATAAGAAAACAAAGAAAAAATCAACATTTATCAATCGCTTATGCTGCAAATGATGGTCCTTCAACCAGCGGATTTGAGAATGTTCATTTAATAAATGATTCAGTCCCAGAACTAAACATTGATGATACAGATATATCTACTCAGTTTTTAGGAAAAAAAGTTTCTACTCCGTTAATAATAAATGCTATTACTGGTGGTACAGCAGAGGCCAAAAGAATTAACGCCTCCCTTGCATATGTAGCTGCACAAAAAAATATAGCCATGGCAGTAGGATCTCAAACAATAGGTATTGATGACCACAATGTTAGAGATAGTTTTACAGTAGTAAGAGAAAAAAATCCAGATGGAATAGTTTTAGCTAATGTGTCAGCAGGTGTTAATCCAGATATTGCATTAGAAGCAATTGAGATGATAGGAGCAGATGGATTACAGTTACACTTTAATGTTCCCCAGGAACTTGCAATGCCAGAGGGAGATAGAAATTTTAAAGGAACTTTAAAAAACATAGAAACCATAGTTAGTAAAAGCAATGTACCAATAATAGCTAAAGAAGTAGGATTTGGTTTTTCAGCTAATTCAGTTAATAAACTATATAATAGTGGTATTAATATATTTGATATAGGTGGAAAAGGTGGTACCAATTTTATTAACATTGAGGATCAACGAAAAGGTATGTTTATGGGTGAACTTGATGACTGGGGAATACCAACCGCCTGTAGCTTAGCAGAAATAGTAGATTTAAACTATCCAATACAAATAATTGCATCAGGTGGTATACGAACCGCATACGATGCCGCTAAAGCCTTAGCAATTGGAGCGGATTTAGTAGGCATTGCATCACCATTTTTAAAAATACTACTTCAACAAGGAGTTGATGAATTAAGTAGTTTTGTAGATAGCAATATTTACAAACTAAAAGCAGTGACTCTTATGACAGGAGCAAAAAACATTAAAGAAATAAAAACAAAACCAGTTATCATTACTAAAGATACTGCAGAATGGTTATCTTTAAGAGGTGTAGACCCCTATCAATGGTCAAAAAAATAA
- the mobA gene encoding molybdenum cofactor guanylyltransferase: protein MKYNKAFAKIDGKPIIEIIMAKFSNYFDETIIISNQPDLYKQLGVPIYTDIYPSKGPMSGIHSALVNATNDTIFTSACDMPFIDMDLVSYLINKKNNHDIVVPEINGYYQALSALYTKNCITVLENCLINEKLKLIKIYEQLNTLVVKEKNLLKHSKNNLEDVFLNINDEISLTRANKLAGRLLSSQ, encoded by the coding sequence ATGAAATATAATAAAGCATTTGCCAAAATCGATGGAAAACCGATTATTGAAATTATTATGGCTAAATTTAGCAACTATTTTGATGAAACTATTATAATTAGTAATCAACCAGATTTATATAAACAACTAGGAGTGCCAATTTATACTGATATATATCCTAGTAAAGGTCCAATGAGTGGTATTCACTCAGCATTAGTAAATGCTACTAATGATACAATATTTACTTCTGCATGTGATATGCCTTTTATTGATATGGATTTAGTTTCATATTTAATAAACAAAAAAAACAACCACGACATTGTTGTTCCAGAAATAAATGGTTATTATCAGGCCTTATCAGCTTTATATACTAAAAATTGTATTACGGTATTAGAAAATTGTTTAATAAATGAAAAACTAAAACTAATTAAAATATATGAACAACTAAATACCCTTGTTGTTAAGGAAAAAAATTTATTAAAACATAGTAAAAATAATCTTGAAGATGTTTTTTTAAACATTAATGATGAAATATCACTAACAAGAGCCAACAAACTAGCAGGGAGGTTATTGTCATCTCAATAA
- a CDS encoding FmdB family zinc ribbon protein, which translates to MPIFDFQCKECDHKFDLMISNNDKDKAKCPKCKTTNVKQLLSLFNTGSSNKPSNNNNNSCHGCSAAGTGG; encoded by the coding sequence ATGCCTATATTCGATTTTCAATGTAAAGAGTGTGATCATAAGTTTGATTTAATGATATCTAATAATGATAAAGATAAAGCGAAATGCCCTAAATGCAAAACTACAAACGTAAAACAGTTATTATCTCTATTTAATACTGGTAGTTCTAATAAACCTAGCAATAACAATAATAATTCATGTCACGGGTGTAGTGCAGCCGGGACCGGTGGGTGA
- a CDS encoding bifunctional 4-hydroxy-3-methylbut-2-enyl diphosphate reductase/30S ribosomal protein S1: protein MHVKVAKNAGFCFGVKRAIKMAENSSEKPNKWYSYGPIVHNESVVEYLKNKGISSINDLNEIESGGIIIRSHGVPPELINQAEIKGYNIIDATCPLVKKVHDTAKLLKNEGYIIVVFGDIKHPEVVGIVGWAGENVYVVKNKEEAKDISVKGKVGVIAQTTKDEIEFYEIVSTILPKTEELRVFNTICSATKKRIQAARNLAKEVELMFVIGDKQSSNTNTLTKECINSGVKTYQIESASDIKKDWLKGITKIGVTAGASTPDWIIKEVLDVMNDEKNVELGKEEQAMNNNEENFANLEAEMADFESPDKGDIIKGTVIQVLNDEVMVDVGGKSEGIVPLRELTNKQDVSSAKEIAKVGDELEVLVLKWDDDGTILLSKKKVDARKALDKLEEDYKEDNIVEGTVINTVKGGLLVDLGVVAFLPASHIEDGYVKDVTNYLNKTLKFKIIEFNRNKKRGSQIVLSRKKLVEEEKNKAKEEFWSNVNEGEVRTGKVKRLVDYGAFVDIGGYEGLLHVSELDHVRVEHPKDILNEGDEIEVYILNLDREKERVSLSRKKLLKSPWEIVLEKFNEGEIIEGKVVRIAPFGAFVEIIPGVDGLVHISQLANRRVAKTEDVVNVDQKINAKILSIDSEQKKVSLSIKEAENDVERNEVDEYLENQE from the coding sequence TTGCACGTAAAGGTTGCAAAAAATGCTGGTTTTTGCTTTGGAGTAAAAAGAGCTATAAAAATGGCTGAAAATAGTTCAGAAAAACCAAATAAGTGGTATAGCTACGGACCAATAGTACATAATGAGTCCGTAGTGGAATACTTAAAAAATAAAGGGATAAGCTCTATTAATGATTTAAATGAAATTGAATCTGGTGGAATAATTATAAGGTCACATGGAGTACCTCCAGAATTGATAAATCAAGCTGAAATAAAAGGCTATAATATTATAGATGCAACTTGTCCGTTAGTAAAAAAAGTTCACGATACTGCTAAGTTATTGAAAAATGAAGGTTATATAATCGTAGTTTTTGGTGATATAAAACACCCTGAGGTTGTTGGGATAGTCGGTTGGGCTGGAGAAAATGTATATGTAGTAAAGAACAAAGAGGAAGCTAAAGATATTTCAGTAAAAGGAAAAGTAGGTGTTATAGCACAAACTACCAAGGATGAGATAGAATTTTATGAAATAGTCTCGACTATACTCCCTAAAACTGAAGAATTACGAGTGTTTAATACTATTTGTTCTGCTACAAAAAAGAGAATTCAAGCAGCACGCAACTTAGCTAAAGAAGTAGAATTAATGTTTGTAATAGGAGATAAACAAAGTTCAAATACTAATACCCTAACTAAAGAATGTATTAATAGTGGAGTAAAAACTTATCAGATTGAATCTGCTTCAGATATAAAAAAAGATTGGTTAAAGGGTATAACTAAAATAGGAGTTACTGCCGGGGCTTCAACTCCGGATTGGATAATTAAGGAGGTATTGGACGTGATGAACGACGAGAAGAATGTCGAGCTTGGAAAAGAAGAACAAGCCATGAATAATAATGAGGAGAATTTTGCTAATCTAGAGGCAGAAATGGCAGACTTTGAGTCTCCTGATAAAGGGGATATTATCAAAGGTACTGTTATTCAAGTGCTCAATGATGAAGTGATGGTTGATGTTGGTGGAAAATCTGAAGGAATAGTACCATTACGTGAGTTAACCAATAAACAAGATGTATCCTCAGCAAAAGAAATTGCTAAGGTTGGGGATGAACTAGAAGTATTAGTATTAAAATGGGATGATGATGGCACCATTTTATTATCTAAGAAAAAAGTTGATGCTAGAAAAGCATTAGATAAACTAGAAGAGGATTACAAAGAAGATAATATAGTAGAGGGGACAGTAATTAACACAGTTAAAGGTGGACTTCTAGTAGATTTAGGAGTTGTTGCTTTCTTGCCCGCATCTCATATAGAAGATGGGTATGTAAAAGATGTAACTAACTATCTAAATAAAACATTAAAATTTAAAATAATAGAATTTAACCGTAACAAGAAACGTGGTTCTCAAATAGTACTATCACGCAAAAAACTAGTAGAAGAAGAAAAAAACAAAGCAAAAGAAGAATTTTGGTCAAATGTTAATGAAGGTGAAGTACGTACAGGCAAAGTAAAGCGCTTAGTAGATTATGGTGCTTTTGTAGACATAGGTGGTTACGAAGGATTACTGCATGTATCAGAATTAGATCATGTAAGAGTAGAACATCCTAAAGATATATTAAATGAAGGCGATGAAATAGAAGTATACATTTTAAACCTAGATCGAGAAAAAGAAAGAGTATCATTGAGTAGAAAAAAACTACTGAAAAGCCCATGGGAAATAGTTTTAGAAAAATTCAATGAAGGTGAAATTATAGAAGGTAAAGTAGTTAGGATAGCTCCTTTTGGTGCATTTGTAGAAATAATACCAGGAGTAGATGGATTAGTGCATATATCTCAGTTAGCTAATAGAAGAGTTGCAAAAACTGAGGATGTTGTGAATGTAGATCAAAAAATTAATGCCAAAATTTTATCAATAGATTCTGAACAAAAAAAGGTTAGTCTTTCCATTAAAGAAGCAGAAAATGACGTAGAAAGAAATGAAGTAGATGAATATCTTGAAAATCAAGAGTAG
- a CDS encoding lysophospholipid acyltransferase family protein, giving the protein MLYTLLRGIVKIFFHFLGLKIDGLHKLPKEGRVIVASNHVSNWDPIIIAVALDRPIHFMAKKELFSNPIFSLFFRSLNAFPVKRGTADRKAIRHALAVLKDSKVLGIFPEGVRVKSGMKKKAQSGVAMIAIKSKTPIVPIACIGTNAKIPFGWIKPLVVKVGRPIYLTEYYESKLNSAVLEEISEDILQEIDKLLSK; this is encoded by the coding sequence ATGTTGTACACTCTATTAAGAGGAATAGTTAAAATATTTTTTCATTTTTTAGGTTTGAAGATTGATGGATTACATAAACTACCAAAAGAAGGCCGAGTAATTGTGGCATCAAATCATGTTAGCAACTGGGATCCAATAATAATTGCAGTAGCACTAGATAGACCAATACATTTTATGGCTAAGAAAGAACTATTTAGCAATCCAATATTTTCATTATTTTTTAGGAGTTTAAATGCTTTTCCAGTTAAAAGAGGGACTGCTGATAGAAAAGCTATAAGACATGCTTTAGCGGTATTAAAAGATTCAAAGGTACTAGGAATTTTTCCAGAAGGAGTTAGAGTTAAATCTGGAATGAAAAAAAAAGCTCAATCTGGAGTAGCAATGATAGCAATAAAATCAAAAACTCCTATAGTGCCAATAGCTTGTATTGGTACAAATGCTAAAATACCATTTGGATGGATAAAACCTTTAGTTGTAAAAGTTGGTAGGCCTATTTATCTAACTGAATATTATGAATCTAAATTAAATTCTGCTGTTTTAGAAGAAATAAGTGAAGATATATTGCAGGAAATTGACAAACTTTTATCAAAATAA
- the cmk gene encoding (d)CMP kinase, producing MKIAIDGPAGAGKSTIAKLVAKKLGFIYIDTGAMYRALTYIIIENKIDYQDNQQLYQLANSINIHFENHSNTQRIICNGKDVTEKIRTPQVNSLVSKIAAINEIREIMVQKQQEMASQKDVVMDGRDIGECVLPDAEFKFYITASLEERARRRLIELKNQGYEVDFEHLKKDLLERDNLDKNRGVGALKILKDSIVINTSELTIDELLDKIISIVQEDL from the coding sequence ATGAAAATTGCTATTGATGGACCTGCAGGAGCAGGAAAAAGTACTATTGCAAAACTAGTTGCTAAAAAACTTGGGTTCATATATATAGATACAGGAGCAATGTATAGAGCTTTAACTTATATTATTATAGAAAATAAAATTGACTATCAAGATAACCAACAACTATATCAGCTGGCCAATTCTATAAATATTCACTTCGAAAATCATTCCAATACACAAAGAATAATATGTAATGGAAAAGATGTAACAGAAAAAATAAGAACTCCTCAAGTTAATTCTTTAGTTTCCAAGATAGCAGCTATTAATGAAATCAGGGAAATAATGGTCCAAAAACAACAAGAAATGGCTTCTCAAAAGGATGTTGTAATGGATGGAAGAGATATAGGTGAATGTGTATTACCTGATGCTGAATTTAAATTTTATATAACTGCTAGCTTAGAAGAAAGAGCTAGAAGAAGATTAATAGAGCTAAAAAATCAGGGATATGAAGTAGATTTTGAACATCTTAAAAAAGATTTACTAGAAAGAGATAATTTAGATAAAAATAGAGGTGTAGGGGCGCTTAAAATATTAAAAGATTCAATAGTCATTAATACTAGTGAATTAACAATAGATGAACTTTTGGACAAAATAATAAGTATTGTTCAGGAGGATTTATAG